A single region of the Solwaraspora sp. WMMD791 genome encodes:
- a CDS encoding DEAD/DEAH box helicase codes for MILDPLATSDDIVATYQRYLRSLVEPRDPRLAAALDTAIADAISQEITKGPLLEATPPYRAGRTPRQLIDAGALHPEIAALGAGLALDRPLYRHQERAIGKVRAGRNVVVATGTGSGKTESFLLPILDRLMAQRAAGTLGPGVRALLLYPMNALANDQMKRLRTLLAGAPDITFGRYTGETKHTLSEAAEVFAHQHPGVQQLPNELLSREQMQATPPHLLLTNYAMLEYLLLRPLDMDLFEGDHAGHWQFIVVDEAHVYDGARGAELAMLLRRLVDRVGQGRSVQCIATSATVGGDLAAVADFASSLFPVPFQHDPADAASQDVITAERVEVPAGPEWGPLPAAAYRQLREAASPAAALLEHARRDGVPTVSTVPAVPAESADDAAAAVLEQEQRVRRLKRLLSHGPMPLREVAKALFPDDADQTAVTDLVALANAVHDSTGTPVLSARYHLFARATEGAFACLGANGPHVSLTRRERCTHCGDAAFEIGTCRRCGTEHLAGTVERVGTTAVFRSRRSRDEQQTWLALVDDVTTDEDEETLQTNSVARASETGALCARCGVFQVGPAGNCPQCPASPMRTVRFVRQNAEALTACVGCGGRGDGLIRLFASGNEASASVLATALYQRLPQATDPAQQARPGGGRKVLLFSDSRQSAAYFAPYLEDSYQRVQRRRLLREGALAAAGRRDDEIRLDDVVHDTSRAAERYGIFQRRDSAQARRRQVALWAQTEIVGVDERNSLEGRGLLAWGMSRDPAWQAPQPLISLGLTETEVWALLDELLRSVRLQGAVAAPDGVDPRDEAFAPRVGPIYLRGTGSDSRRKVLSWLPTKGANRRVDYLRRVLARLSVTADPHQLLDGIWRLLTVGPMSELLRPSLEPGIGQVYQLDHELVTCTVPGDDHPVWQCGTCRRITPYTVRGVCPTMKCVGELTRWVPPPADVDHDHYRSVYRAMNPVPMRVLEHTAQWTSERAAFIQQEFVRGEVNALSCSTTFELGVDVGELQAVMLRNMPPTTANYVQRAGRAGRRTDSAALVLTYAQRRSHDLSRFAEPDRMIAGEVRAPYVPLTNVRIDRRHAHSVALAAFFRHHFRTYGTIWRKAGEFLLAGDDGVAPVTLVAGFLDPVPVEIVESLHRVLPAEVRDEIGVDSGDWVSHLVGLLESVRAELQNDVDIYEQKRAEAFAARKDDNAARFGRVMKTITGRELLGLLANRNVLPKYGFPVDTVELRLTFADDQMSRQLELSRDLSSAIYEYAPGAEVVAGGQTWQSAGVYRLPGRDLERRHYAVCAGCGHYRDSIERLDPQCPACGAPATGVPRQYAVPVFGFVADRSGGRRPSAAPRRTWHGATHVVSTGAEIFEDKVDLPGGSVTVRAGSRGELIAISDGAGGAGYLICDRCGFAQSNTSRKQRQHASPLTGRECRGRLELLSLAHKYQTDVLDLSVDSAALGGIDDNGWRSLAYAVVEGAVLALEISRDDIDATVYRTEANRSLIMLYDTVPGGAGHVQRIAARVRDVLDEALRRVRDCECGVETSCYRCLRVFRNDRYHEHLRRGVAADVLGRLLGRADQTSVGALRVTLAEHAAAVNTDRRFLIDDVPGEVFEPVTTGQLDLYEGRIVFARQAGAASVGRLWLRRDAENGDIVGAGVEPLVGEPLDGLDDLTLIGIALL; via the coding sequence ATGATCCTGGATCCCCTGGCCACCAGCGACGACATCGTCGCTACCTATCAGCGGTACCTGCGCAGCCTGGTCGAGCCGAGAGATCCCCGGCTCGCCGCCGCACTGGACACCGCGATCGCCGACGCGATCAGCCAGGAGATCACCAAAGGGCCACTGCTGGAAGCCACCCCGCCGTACCGCGCCGGGCGCACCCCGCGTCAGCTCATCGACGCCGGGGCGCTGCACCCGGAGATCGCCGCGCTCGGTGCCGGCCTGGCCCTGGACCGGCCGCTGTACCGGCACCAGGAACGGGCGATCGGCAAGGTACGGGCCGGCCGCAACGTCGTCGTCGCCACCGGCACCGGCTCGGGCAAGACCGAAAGCTTCCTGCTGCCGATCCTGGACCGGCTGATGGCGCAACGCGCCGCCGGCACCCTCGGCCCCGGCGTCCGGGCGCTGCTGCTCTACCCGATGAACGCCCTCGCCAACGACCAGATGAAACGGCTGCGCACCCTGCTCGCCGGAGCCCCCGACATCACCTTCGGCCGCTACACCGGCGAGACCAAGCACACGCTGAGTGAAGCCGCCGAGGTCTTCGCCCACCAGCATCCCGGTGTGCAGCAGCTGCCCAACGAACTGCTCAGCCGCGAACAGATGCAGGCCACGCCGCCGCATCTACTGCTGACCAACTACGCCATGCTGGAATACCTGCTGCTGCGGCCACTGGACATGGACCTGTTCGAAGGCGACCACGCCGGCCACTGGCAGTTCATCGTCGTCGACGAAGCCCACGTCTACGACGGGGCGCGCGGCGCCGAACTGGCGATGCTGCTGCGTCGCCTCGTCGACCGGGTCGGCCAAGGCCGGTCGGTGCAGTGCATCGCCACCAGCGCCACCGTCGGCGGCGACCTGGCGGCCGTCGCCGACTTCGCCAGCTCCCTGTTCCCGGTGCCGTTCCAGCATGACCCGGCCGACGCCGCGTCGCAGGACGTCATCACCGCCGAACGGGTCGAGGTGCCGGCCGGGCCGGAATGGGGTCCGCTGCCCGCCGCCGCGTACCGGCAGCTTCGCGAGGCCGCGTCGCCGGCCGCCGCCCTGCTGGAGCACGCCCGCCGCGACGGCGTGCCCACCGTGTCGACTGTGCCGGCGGTGCCTGCCGAGTCGGCCGATGATGCGGCCGCTGCGGTGCTGGAGCAGGAGCAGCGGGTACGCCGACTCAAACGGCTGCTCTCGCACGGGCCGATGCCGTTGCGTGAGGTCGCCAAGGCGCTGTTCCCCGACGACGCCGACCAGACAGCCGTCACCGACCTCGTCGCACTGGCCAACGCCGTACATGACAGCACCGGCACCCCGGTGCTGTCCGCCCGCTACCACCTGTTCGCCCGCGCCACCGAAGGTGCCTTCGCCTGCCTCGGGGCCAACGGCCCGCACGTGAGCCTGACCCGGCGCGAACGCTGCACCCACTGCGGCGACGCCGCCTTCGAGATCGGCACCTGCCGCCGGTGCGGCACCGAACACCTCGCCGGCACCGTCGAACGGGTCGGCACCACCGCCGTCTTCCGGTCCCGCCGCTCCCGCGACGAACAACAGACCTGGCTGGCCCTCGTCGACGACGTGACCACCGACGAGGACGAGGAAACCCTGCAGACCAACAGCGTCGCCAGAGCCAGCGAAACCGGTGCGCTCTGCGCCCGCTGCGGAGTGTTCCAGGTCGGACCGGCCGGCAACTGCCCGCAGTGCCCCGCAAGTCCGATGCGGACCGTGCGGTTCGTGCGGCAGAACGCCGAAGCGCTCACCGCCTGCGTGGGCTGCGGCGGACGCGGCGACGGGCTCATCCGGTTGTTCGCCAGCGGCAACGAAGCCTCCGCCTCGGTGCTCGCCACCGCCCTCTACCAGCGACTGCCGCAGGCCACTGACCCGGCGCAGCAGGCCCGGCCCGGTGGCGGCCGCAAAGTGCTGCTGTTCAGCGACAGCCGCCAGTCGGCGGCCTACTTCGCCCCGTACCTGGAAGACTCCTACCAGCGGGTGCAGCGCCGCCGCCTGCTGCGCGAAGGCGCACTCGCAGCCGCCGGCCGGCGCGACGACGAGATCCGGCTCGACGACGTCGTCCACGACACTTCCCGCGCCGCCGAACGCTACGGAATCTTCCAACGCCGCGACTCCGCCCAGGCCCGCCGCCGGCAGGTCGCCCTCTGGGCGCAGACCGAGATCGTCGGCGTCGACGAACGGAACTCGCTCGAAGGGCGCGGCCTGCTCGCCTGGGGCATGTCCCGCGACCCCGCCTGGCAGGCACCCCAACCGCTGATCAGCCTCGGTCTCACCGAGACGGAAGTGTGGGCGCTGCTCGACGAGCTGCTGCGCTCCGTACGGCTGCAGGGAGCCGTCGCCGCCCCCGACGGGGTCGACCCGCGCGACGAGGCGTTCGCCCCCCGCGTCGGGCCGATCTACCTGCGCGGCACCGGCTCCGACTCCCGCCGCAAGGTGCTGAGCTGGCTGCCGACCAAAGGCGCCAACCGGCGGGTCGACTACCTGCGGCGGGTCCTCGCCCGCCTCAGTGTCACCGCCGACCCGCACCAGCTCCTCGACGGCATCTGGCGGCTGCTGACCGTCGGGCCGATGAGCGAGCTGCTGCGGCCCAGCCTCGAACCCGGCATCGGGCAGGTCTACCAGCTCGACCACGAACTCGTCACCTGCACGGTTCCCGGCGACGACCACCCGGTCTGGCAGTGCGGCACCTGCCGGCGGATCACCCCGTACACGGTACGAGGGGTCTGCCCGACCATGAAGTGCGTCGGGGAGCTGACCCGCTGGGTGCCGCCGCCGGCCGACGTCGACCACGACCACTACCGGTCGGTGTACCGGGCGATGAACCCGGTACCGATGCGGGTGCTCGAACACACCGCCCAGTGGACCAGCGAACGGGCCGCGTTCATCCAGCAGGAGTTCGTCCGGGGCGAGGTCAACGCGTTGTCCTGCTCCACCACGTTCGAGCTCGGTGTCGACGTCGGTGAACTGCAGGCCGTCATGCTGCGCAACATGCCACCCACCACCGCCAACTACGTGCAGCGGGCCGGGCGGGCCGGCCGGCGCACCGACTCGGCGGCCCTGGTCCTGACCTACGCGCAGCGGCGGTCACATGACCTGTCGCGGTTCGCCGAACCGGACCGGATGATCGCCGGCGAGGTCCGCGCACCGTACGTGCCGCTGACCAACGTACGGATCGACCGCCGGCACGCCCACTCGGTGGCCCTGGCCGCGTTCTTCCGGCACCACTTCCGCACCTACGGCACGATCTGGCGGAAAGCGGGGGAGTTCCTGCTCGCCGGCGACGACGGCGTCGCACCGGTGACGTTGGTCGCCGGCTTCCTCGATCCGGTGCCGGTGGAGATCGTCGAATCGCTGCACCGGGTGCTGCCGGCCGAGGTCCGCGACGAGATCGGCGTCGACTCCGGCGACTGGGTGAGCCACCTGGTCGGCCTGCTGGAATCGGTCCGCGCCGAGCTGCAGAACGACGTCGACATCTACGAGCAGAAACGGGCCGAGGCTTTCGCCGCCCGCAAGGACGACAACGCGGCCCGGTTCGGCCGGGTCATGAAGACCATCACCGGCCGGGAACTGCTCGGCCTGCTCGCCAACCGCAACGTCCTGCCCAAGTACGGCTTCCCGGTCGACACCGTCGAACTGCGGCTCACCTTCGCCGACGACCAGATGTCCCGCCAACTGGAGCTGTCCCGGGACCTGTCGTCGGCGATCTACGAATACGCCCCCGGCGCCGAGGTCGTCGCGGGTGGACAGACCTGGCAGTCGGCCGGAGTGTACCGGCTGCCCGGCCGGGACCTGGAACGGCGCCACTACGCCGTCTGCGCCGGCTGCGGCCACTACCGGGACTCGATCGAACGGCTCGACCCGCAGTGCCCGGCCTGCGGGGCACCGGCCACCGGCGTCCCCCGGCAGTACGCGGTGCCGGTGTTCGGATTCGTCGCCGACCGGTCCGGCGGCCGGCGGCCCAGCGCCGCGCCCCGGCGCACCTGGCACGGCGCCACCCACGTCGTCTCCACCGGCGCCGAGATCTTCGAAGACAAGGTCGACCTGCCGGGCGGCTCCGTGACGGTGCGGGCCGGCTCACGCGGCGAACTGATCGCCATCAGCGACGGGGCCGGCGGCGCCGGCTACCTCATCTGCGACCGGTGCGGGTTCGCCCAGTCCAACACCAGCAGGAAGCAGCGCCAACATGCCAGCCCGCTCACCGGCCGGGAATGCCGGGGCCGGCTGGAACTGCTGTCGCTGGCCCACAAATACCAGACCGACGTCCTCGACCTCAGTGTCGACAGCGCCGCGCTGGGCGGTATCGACGACAACGGTTGGCGGTCGCTCGCGTACGCGGTCGTCGAAGGGGCGGTGCTGGCCCTGGAGATCTCCCGCGACGACATCGACGCCACGGTCTACCGGACCGAGGCCAACCGCAGCCTGATCATGCTGTACGACACCGTGCCGGGCGGTGCCGGGCACGTGCAACGGATCGCGGCGCGGGTACGTGACGTCCTCGACGAGGCGCTGCGGCGGGTCCGCGACTGCGAATGCGGGGTGGAAACCAGCTGCTACCGGTGCCTGCGAGTGTTCCGCAACGACCGCTACCACGAGCACCTGCGTCGCGGTGTCGCCGCCGATGTGCTGGGTCGGCTGCTCGGCCGCGCCGACCAGACCTCGGTCGGGGCGCTGCGGGTCACTCTCGCCGAGCACGCGGCTGCGGTCAACACCGACCGTAGGTTCCTGATCGACGACGTACCCGGTGAGGTGTTCGAACCGGTGACCACCGGCCAGCTCGACCTCTACGAGGGACGGATCGTCTTCGCCCGGCAGGCCGGTGCGGCGTCGGTCGGCCGGCTGTGGTTACGCCGGGACGCCGAAAACGGCGACATCGTCGGCGCCGGCGTCGAGCCGCTGGTGGGTGAACCGCTCGACGGCCTTGATGATCTGACACTCATCGGCATCGCGCTGCTCTGA
- a CDS encoding helix-turn-helix transcriptional regulator yields MSGDRRWAGLPETRRAAAAGDYGNLIRLARTAARLTLAEAGRRCGYSAASLSRIERGRQRLTDVSALRRLADVFDIPPELFGLTNSGTSASHHESTSIVRLPGSRSWPETGEDVIRRRAVLGGLAGLAGAAIPTGPGSAGHATSRPPQLAAGLSGLLLGAYPSTTPPVSPVELRATLAAASADLQACRYARLATRLPQLVTGAATVTANAADDRRCAVTALATRAYHLTAQVLIKLHEDGMSWSIMDRAGKTARACGDPLLQAEHARITAIVLRRTRHRGTAQEVVLTGATTLDTATGLRRPADVTAYGRLLATAAYTAALADQRNTALDLLAEADEAARRVELKPAFGSVDVALYRIGVSRALGDFGAAVECARAITPQQLGTVERRARYWQDTALALHGRGTNAEAYRALLAAEQTAPQEVRYRPWAQRLTIDLLASDRHRSLPDLRAFAARIGVDV; encoded by the coding sequence ATGAGCGGCGACCGCCGGTGGGCCGGCCTTCCCGAGACGCGTCGGGCGGCGGCAGCCGGCGACTACGGCAACCTGATCCGGCTGGCCCGCACGGCCGCCCGGCTGACCCTCGCGGAGGCCGGGCGACGCTGCGGCTACTCTGCGGCGAGCCTGTCGCGGATCGAACGCGGCCGGCAGCGGTTGACCGACGTGTCCGCCCTCCGACGGCTCGCCGACGTGTTCGACATTCCACCGGAGCTGTTCGGCTTGACCAACTCTGGCACATCGGCCAGCCACCACGAGTCCACTTCGATCGTTAGGCTTCCCGGTAGCCGATCCTGGCCTGAGACGGGAGAGGACGTGATCCGACGGCGCGCGGTACTGGGCGGTCTGGCGGGGCTCGCCGGTGCGGCCATCCCCACCGGCCCGGGCTCTGCCGGCCACGCCACCAGCCGCCCACCACAGCTGGCGGCCGGGCTGTCGGGCCTGCTCCTCGGCGCGTACCCGAGCACCACCCCACCTGTCAGCCCGGTCGAGCTGCGCGCCACGCTGGCCGCCGCGTCAGCGGACCTTCAGGCGTGTCGGTACGCCCGACTCGCCACCCGCCTACCGCAACTGGTCACCGGCGCGGCGACAGTCACCGCGAACGCCGCCGACGACCGACGATGTGCGGTCACCGCCCTGGCGACCCGGGCGTACCACCTCACCGCACAGGTCTTGATCAAACTGCACGAGGACGGCATGTCCTGGTCGATCATGGACCGGGCTGGTAAGACTGCGCGGGCCTGCGGGGACCCGCTGCTGCAGGCCGAACATGCCCGGATCACCGCGATCGTGCTCCGCCGGACCCGGCACCGCGGCACCGCGCAGGAGGTCGTGCTCACCGGCGCGACGACGCTCGACACCGCCACCGGGCTGCGGCGGCCCGCTGACGTCACCGCGTACGGGCGGCTGCTCGCCACCGCTGCCTACACGGCCGCTCTCGCCGACCAGCGGAACACTGCACTGGATCTACTCGCCGAGGCGGACGAGGCCGCCCGGCGAGTGGAACTGAAGCCCGCCTTCGGCAGCGTCGACGTCGCGCTGTACCGGATCGGTGTCTCCCGCGCACTGGGTGACTTCGGCGCGGCGGTCGAATGCGCCCGCGCCATCACCCCGCAGCAGTTGGGCACCGTGGAGCGTCGGGCCCGCTACTGGCAGGACACCGCGCTGGCGTTGCACGGCCGAGGCACGAACGCCGAGGCGTACCGGGCGTTGCTCGCCGCTGAGCAGACCGCGCCGCAGGAGGTCCGCTACCGACCGTGGGCCCAGCGGTTGACCATCGACCTGCTGGCGAGCGACCGCCACCGGTCTCTCCCCGACCTTCGCGCCTTCGCCGCCCGCATCGGTGTCGACGTCTGA
- the pglZ gene encoding BREX-2 system phosphatase PglZ — translation MTVAAPANRVSPAVLAQEVGDQLRRAAAGEPDPVVVVTAEPDWPHEPQLVLAGDRRARVVACPSPLAIWQHLVTRPDGEVLILLTPLRTTELGDGIRSRIFRQRAITIEPWDVVLAAFGARNVEPALAAESWAGSALLEAMPAGGWPKLDAASVLSRDVALGRLAAARFGLDPTGARAADLDVPTLLRWTRRPGAVDAFSTLRAEERAGLGRWLTGRLHHPARAVIALIDAGHGPDALPLGLVCDAVWSSADQEAARAQGRIDPLLGAVRGDDDTIRRYAAACVETVTGMLADRDDQLRREAHGILDRAEELLTGLAATGCAGHSPILRTGFAHRLDRAAAALSAAASATGAPSATGAASASLDAELDRAVAAVADHVLAVDEASKVTRVRMARRLLRWLASDPAAADSVADGIHQQISDLGWVDRALAQVWAGDDVHAGLQAAYRDIHQQATRRRRAIDEAFADRLAAWTTAGPGSDGDLLTIEQVRRRVVDPLIAARRPTLFIVLDGMSAAVAVELAAELRHQWDEYDPVAGGGPARRRAAVAALPTLTAVSRTSLFAGELREGNQVTERQMFTAGRWGERAVIFHKGPSRGGAGEAYADDLRDALADPTRLVAVVINTVDDTLAYGREGDEPGWQLGQIGFLRSLLDLARSAGRAVIITSDHGHVLDQGATARAATDARSARHRRGDTPPADGEVVLAGPRVVAPGQRIVALWDPALRYRPTRAGYHGGASLAEVTVPLLAFLPPNAANPPAGWAALGPQHPDWWQPARTAAPAVAAPTPAATPRPGSGRQRRSPAPVEGEQPLFAVPTPTAAPPAAPAPTGADLVDALLASNLYVEQRDAMPRRPADAKVAAALRALVEAGGVLPLAVLAQRAGEAPLRATGFVTTLQRVLNVDSYPVLSLTDQDRTVRLNQQLLREQFGLPGAGERR, via the coding sequence GTGACCGTCGCCGCGCCAGCCAACCGGGTCAGTCCGGCCGTACTCGCCCAGGAGGTCGGCGACCAGCTGCGCCGCGCCGCCGCCGGGGAGCCGGATCCGGTCGTCGTCGTCACCGCGGAACCGGACTGGCCGCACGAACCGCAGCTGGTCCTGGCCGGTGACCGGCGGGCCCGCGTCGTCGCCTGCCCGTCGCCGTTGGCGATCTGGCAGCACCTCGTCACCCGGCCGGACGGCGAGGTGCTGATCCTGCTCACCCCGCTGCGCACCACCGAACTCGGCGACGGGATCCGCAGCCGGATATTCCGCCAGCGGGCCATCACCATCGAACCGTGGGACGTGGTGCTGGCCGCGTTCGGCGCCCGCAACGTCGAACCCGCGCTGGCGGCCGAAAGCTGGGCCGGGTCCGCGCTGCTGGAGGCGATGCCTGCAGGCGGCTGGCCGAAGCTCGACGCCGCCAGCGTACTCAGCCGGGACGTCGCGCTCGGCCGGCTGGCCGCCGCCCGGTTCGGACTCGACCCGACCGGCGCGCGCGCCGCCGACCTCGACGTGCCGACCCTGCTGCGGTGGACCCGACGCCCCGGCGCGGTCGACGCGTTCAGCACCCTGCGGGCCGAGGAGCGGGCCGGACTCGGCCGCTGGCTCACCGGCCGCCTGCACCACCCCGCCCGCGCGGTCATCGCCCTCATCGACGCCGGCCACGGGCCGGACGCGCTGCCGCTCGGGCTGGTCTGCGACGCGGTGTGGAGCAGCGCCGACCAGGAGGCGGCCCGGGCCCAGGGGCGGATCGACCCGCTGCTCGGCGCGGTACGCGGCGACGACGACACCATCCGTCGGTACGCCGCAGCCTGCGTTGAGACCGTGACCGGGATGCTCGCCGACCGCGACGACCAGCTACGGCGGGAGGCCCACGGAATCCTCGACCGGGCAGAGGAGCTACTGACCGGGCTGGCCGCCACCGGATGCGCCGGGCACAGTCCGATCCTGCGGACCGGGTTCGCCCACCGGCTCGACCGCGCCGCCGCCGCGCTGAGCGCCGCCGCGTCGGCGACCGGCGCGCCGTCAGCCACCGGCGCCGCGTCCGCGTCGCTGGACGCCGAGTTGGACCGTGCCGTCGCCGCCGTCGCCGACCACGTGCTCGCCGTCGACGAAGCGTCGAAGGTGACCCGGGTACGGATGGCCCGCCGACTGCTTCGCTGGCTTGCCAGCGACCCGGCCGCTGCCGACAGCGTCGCCGACGGCATCCACCAGCAGATCAGCGACCTGGGCTGGGTGGACCGCGCACTGGCACAGGTGTGGGCCGGTGACGATGTGCACGCCGGACTGCAGGCCGCGTACCGGGACATCCACCAGCAGGCGACGCGGCGCCGGCGGGCGATCGACGAGGCGTTCGCCGACCGCCTCGCGGCCTGGACCACGGCCGGGCCCGGAAGCGACGGTGACCTGCTGACCATCGAGCAGGTGCGGCGTCGGGTGGTCGATCCGCTGATCGCCGCCCGCCGGCCCACCCTGTTCATCGTGCTGGACGGCATGAGCGCCGCCGTCGCCGTCGAACTCGCCGCCGAGCTGCGCCACCAGTGGGACGAGTACGACCCGGTCGCAGGCGGCGGTCCGGCCCGTCGGCGGGCGGCGGTCGCCGCCCTGCCCACCCTCACCGCGGTCAGCCGGACCTCGCTGTTCGCCGGTGAGCTACGCGAGGGCAACCAGGTTACCGAGCGGCAGATGTTCACCGCCGGCCGGTGGGGCGAGCGAGCCGTCATCTTCCACAAGGGCCCGTCGCGGGGCGGTGCCGGCGAGGCGTACGCCGACGACCTGCGCGACGCCCTGGCCGACCCGACCCGGCTCGTCGCCGTCGTGATCAACACCGTCGACGACACCCTCGCGTACGGTCGGGAAGGCGACGAACCCGGCTGGCAGCTCGGGCAGATCGGCTTCCTCCGCAGCCTGCTCGACCTGGCCCGGTCCGCCGGCCGCGCCGTGATCATCACCAGCGACCACGGGCACGTACTCGACCAGGGGGCCACCGCCCGCGCGGCCACCGACGCCCGGTCCGCCCGGCACCGTCGAGGCGACACGCCCCCCGCCGACGGCGAGGTCGTGCTCGCCGGCCCCCGCGTCGTCGCACCCGGGCAGCGCATCGTCGCGCTGTGGGACCCGGCACTGCGCTACCGACCCACCCGGGCCGGCTACCACGGCGGCGCGTCACTGGCCGAGGTCACCGTGCCGCTGCTGGCGTTCCTTCCGCCGAACGCGGCCAACCCGCCGGCCGGCTGGGCGGCGCTCGGCCCGCAGCACCCCGACTGGTGGCAGCCGGCCCGCACCGCCGCACCCGCTGTGGCGGCGCCCACGCCGGCCGCGACACCCCGCCCGGGGAGCGGTCGGCAGCGTCGATCGCCGGCACCGGTCGAAGGGGAGCAGCCGCTGTTCGCCGTACCGACGCCGACCGCGGCGCCCCCGGCGGCGCCGGCACCGACCGGCGCGGACCTGGTGGACGCGCTGCTGGCCAGCAACCTGTACGTCGAGCAGCGCGACGCGATGCCCCGCCGACCCGCCGACGCCAAGGTCGCGGCGGCCCTGCGGGCCCTGGTTGAGGCCGGCGGCGTACTGCCGTTGGCGGTGCTCGCCCAGCGGGCCGGCGAAGCCCCGCTGCGGGCCACCGGGTTCGTCACCACCCTGCAGCGGGTGCTCAACGTCGACAGCTACCCGGTGCTGTCACTGACCGACCAGGACCGCACGGTGCGGCTCAACCAGCAACTGCTACGTGAGCAGTTCGGCCTACCCGGTGCGGGGGAGCGCAGATGA
- the brxD gene encoding BREX system ATP-binding protein BrxD: protein MTSSAEPTASPARRREVIDALRRGAVPATGLDLFAVGMDRITAAIGDDLTTVTTGGAVFKAIRGEYGSGKTFTTRWIAERAKRANLAVAEVQISENETPLHRLETVYRRLTERLATAAFPPSALRAVVDGWFYALEEDVLAGGDVSADDPAALDTAVGLLLEQRLAVVSRTAPAFAAALRGYRTATLAGETATADAVLAWLGGQPHVAAAARRAAGVRGDLDHFAALSFLQGLLAVLRDSGHPGLLLVLDEVETLQRVRSDARDKALNALRQLIDEVHSGRFPGLYLLITGTPAFYDGPQGVQRLAPLAQRLAVDFTADPKFDNPRAVQIRLPGFTHESLVELGTRVRDLYAVGATGTGADRIAGLVDDEFVAQFARAVAGGLGGRVGVAPRLFLKKLVDVLDRVDQVPDFRPREHYPLTLNDTELTDVERNAARADDIALDDC, encoded by the coding sequence ATGACGTCATCCGCCGAACCCACCGCCAGCCCGGCCCGGCGCCGCGAGGTGATCGACGCGCTGCGGCGCGGCGCCGTACCCGCCACCGGGCTCGACCTGTTCGCCGTCGGCATGGACCGGATCACCGCCGCGATCGGCGACGACCTGACGACCGTCACCACCGGCGGGGCGGTGTTCAAGGCGATTCGGGGCGAGTACGGCTCCGGTAAGACCTTCACCACCCGGTGGATCGCCGAGCGCGCCAAGCGGGCCAACCTGGCCGTCGCCGAGGTGCAGATATCCGAGAACGAGACCCCGCTGCATCGGCTCGAAACCGTCTACCGCCGGCTTACCGAGCGGCTCGCCACCGCCGCCTTCCCGCCCAGCGCGCTCCGGGCGGTCGTCGACGGCTGGTTCTACGCCCTGGAAGAGGACGTCCTCGCTGGCGGCGACGTCAGCGCCGATGACCCGGCGGCCCTCGACACGGCCGTCGGTCTGCTCCTCGAACAGCGCCTCGCCGTGGTCAGCCGAACCGCGCCGGCGTTCGCGGCGGCGCTGCGCGGCTACCGTACGGCGACCCTCGCCGGTGAGACCGCGACCGCCGACGCGGTGCTCGCCTGGCTCGGCGGCCAGCCGCACGTGGCCGCCGCCGCCCGTCGGGCCGCCGGGGTACGCGGCGACCTCGACCACTTCGCCGCGTTGAGTTTTCTGCAGGGCCTGCTGGCGGTGCTGCGCGACAGCGGACACCCCGGCCTGCTGCTGGTGCTCGACGAGGTGGAGACCCTGCAACGGGTCCGCTCCGACGCCAGGGACAAGGCGCTCAACGCGCTGCGGCAACTCATCGACGAAGTGCACTCCGGGCGGTTTCCCGGGCTGTATCTGCTGATCACCGGCACACCGGCGTTCTACGACGGACCGCAGGGGGTGCAGCGGCTCGCTCCGCTGGCCCAGCGGCTGGCGGTCGACTTCACCGCCGACCCGAAGTTCGACAACCCTCGGGCGGTGCAGATCCGGCTGCCCGGCTTCACCCACGAGTCACTGGTCGAGCTGGGCACCCGGGTCCGTGACCTGTACGCCGTCGGTGCCACCGGCACGGGCGCGGACCGCATCGCCGGGCTCGTTGACGACGAGTTCGTCGCCCAGTTCGCCCGCGCCGTCGCCGGCGGACTGGGTGGCAGGGTCGGAGTGGCCCCCCGGTTGTTCCTCAAGAAGCTGGTCGACGTGCTCGACCGGGTCGACCAGGTGCCCGACTTCCGGCCCCGGGAGCACTACCCGCTGACGCTCAACGACACCGAGCTGACCGATGTCGAACGCAACGCGGCCCGGGCCGACGACATCGCCCTCGACGACTGCTGA